The window TTGAAACTACATTAATTGGTAATGGGAGACAAATGTTTTCTTCATCAACAAGTGGTAAGAGTAATTCATGATTTTCAGGCTCCATATAATGAAGAAAATTTTAGAGTTATTAAAATCAATCAGAGTAAACAAAATTTTTCAATTAAATCACAACCATCTTGACTCATCTCAGGATGAAACTGTGTTCCAAAAATTGGTTTTCCGGAATATTGAATTATCTCATATTTGCAATTATGGGATTGTCCTAACACTATCAACTCCTTAGGTAATTTAGATATTTCAAAACTATGACTTTCATAGACCTTAATAGAGTTATTTGAAATTGGATTATCCTTGATAATTTGAATAGTTTCATTTCCTTTTTGCAAAGTTGGTATTTTTCTTATAGTTCCGCCAAGAGTTAGAGCCATTATCTCTGCTCCGTAGCATATTCCAAGTAGTTTTATGTTATTTTTTACAGAATAATTAATGATTTTTGAATTGACTTTATTAGTTTTTTTTTCATTTATACGACGTCCAGATAAAATAATAGAATTAAAACTATCAATGGAATTTAGATCAAAAAGATCGGGAGTATGTTTTTCAAATTTAAAATTTTTCTCTTCAAGAAATGAAATTAAATTTTTTGTGTAAAGAGATCCGTTATCTAATACTAGAAGCAATTAATTGCCTACCTCAATTGAGATATAATGCATCTCAGGTATAGCATTTTTAACAAATATTGTTCCGATATTGAGATTGTTATCTTCTTGCCACATGAATACTCTGTCACTACGTGGTTTTACAAAGTCATCAATGAATTTTGAAAGGAATCCTTCAATATCTTCACGATCACTTTCAGTAAAGAAAATTATTTCTCCTTCATTAAATGAAAGTGGGATTTGTATCGATGTTGGCTCTGATATCGTAATTTCATTTTCTGCAAATATAGATTTGACAATATCAATTCTATCACTTTTAACTAATTCTACATAATTATCATCTGCAGTAGTTGCAGTTGGAGCAACACCAGAGACTTTCTTCAAATATGCCTCAAATGCTTTTTCTTGAGTGTCACCTAACCCAACAAAATATTCACCATTAAAAGCAGCACCAACTGCAGCAATTGTTCCTAATTGAGCAACTACACCACCAGCACCTGCAGTATAAACTGGAATAAAGTAAATATCATGATCACCTACACGATACAAAATATTATCACCAATTCTTGGATTTCTCAATAGTGTCTTTAGTTGAGCAAACTCTGGATCTCTATCAAGTGCTTCTCTTACTGCAGTTGGACCTATCAATTTAGTTGTAGAGTTTAATGGAACTTCAAAGAATTGTAAATCACCAAGATTAGAAAGATCATTTTCAACAACCATGTATCCTGCAAGATTTCTTCCTTGAGAGCCTCTTAGTTCAAGTGATAATAATCCAACAAATTCTGTCTGCTCAAAGCCAGGTGGTTTGGCTTCAACATAATATGTGTCAAGACCACGAGGGATTTCATAGAATTGATTTGCTTGAATGAATGTCTCTACATTAGTTACGTGGTAGATATTATACATCTCTGTTTTCCAATTAAACAATTCTACAGGATATCTGATTTGTTCTTCAAGCCATGCAGGCATTGGTTTGAATTGATCAGAATATTGACTGGCAAACATATCTGAAAAGAAGTCATCACCAGTCTTGAGTAGTTGAATATCACCATTGTAAGTATCAACCAGTGCATATCCAACCAAGCGCAGATATGGATTGCCTACTGACCAAGGAACGTCACGGGTATCAAATCCAATGATTAGAGGGATAAGCCAATAGGAATTTTGACCATCAGTTACAGGAAGTGAGTCTAATTCTTTGCCAAATAAATCATAAAGGAAGTAAGGGTATAGAGTCTCCATTCTATCGTGTACATCTTTGTATCTCATAATGTGGACTGATTCAGCTGGAAATGAAAGCAAAAAGTTTGGCTCAAAGATCCAACTTAGAGGTGGCGAGACATCCAAACCACCTAATCCAGAATATGATGCACCACCAAGTTCGGCACTAGTTGAACCTCTTGAATTAGGATATCCAGACCAAGTTTGCTCAAATAATCCTCCTTCACCATAGTAAATTTCTCTTTGCTTAAAGAATTCACCACTATCAACGATCTGACCATCTGTTGCCTCTAATGTTAAAAATCCATTTGGAACATGGGTGTATACAAGATGTTCATTATACCATCTATTTTCAAGGCTAACTGAGGTTGGAAGAATAGGCTTCATGGATGCAGTCCAATAAAGAGTGTTATTAAAGCGAAGAATATCATTGTCTTCAAAATCAACATATGGTATAAGTCCAATCTCTGGCTTTAGTTTTGCAAAAGCTGCTTCCCAGTCCCAGACCCTAATTACATCAAGAACATCACTATTCTGGTTAACATAATTTTTGATATTATTTGGGGACACTGATGTGAGTTTAACATTATGTGTGTTCTCTTGAATATTGTTAAGTTCACCTAGATATCGATTTACACCTATTTGTTGGGCGGTATATGGACCCAAGTATTCAATCTTTTTTGCATCTGCAATACTATTGTTTACTGAAACTACACCGGCTACTATAATTGCAATTGCAATAATTGATAAAATTCTGATGTAAACATCTCGCTTAAACATGTGAGTTAGAACTCTTGCTCTAATTCTATCAACAACTGAGAATGCAATTAATGCAAATCCTATAACTAGTGTACCACCAATAATGTAACGTGTGTTATAATCAATTTGATCAGTAAAGAATAGATTGAATCCTGCCCAAATTACTCCTATTCCAATTATTCCTTCAATTGTTGAAACATAATTTAGGTATCTTGGTTTTCCATTATTCGAATCATGAAGAAATGAGGTAATTACTCCAATTATTCTATGAATTCCAACATACAAAACCAAACGCATTCCTATTGCAGCAAGTAAGGGTGGAATTAAGATGACCAAAGCTGGGATCATTGGTACGACATTTTCATATGCATAATTTGGGTTAGTATCTGGAGTTACAAACGGAAGAGCAAATAATTTTGGTAGATTCTCTAATCCTAAATAATTTCCATCAATAAATGACATTGCAGCAAAACCAAACATGATGTTTGCAAAGAAGGCTCCAAAGAGCAGAATTTTGGTTATTTGCCAAATTACAAACTGAGGTGTAGATAGTTTGTAATCACTGAAATTTTTGATATTATTTGAAATTGATTGTTGTCCCCCACTTCCTAAAAATCCAATTGCAGTACTAATTGCGTACCAGAAAATAGATGATCTGCCAGCGATATTTACTCTCACTAGAGCAATAGCTGATAAGATTAATGTTGAAATCAATGTGTAGTAGAGTGGTTTTGAGAATTGATCGCCAAATTCAGTAAAATTCATTGATAGAATTACTGCCTGATTTCCTACCAGAGCAAAGATCACTATTCCAATTATAGCAACTATGCCTAATCGTATGAATTTTCCAGTATCTGGAGGTGGAGCTTGCTTATCAGTAGAGGCGCTATACAAAATCAAACTTTGTTAAGATTCGGTAAATTAATGTCTTACCAGCAAAATTAAGCAATTGTCGCTAGTTTTTTGCAAATCATATAGACTGCAGCAAATGTGGGAACTGATACTGTTTCATTGTTGTATGGACCGAATTTTTTGTTTTTTAATTTAAATTCAATTGGGCAATTAGCAACGATCTCAATAGAATCATCACTTAGAAAAGATGCTTCAACATAAGGATCAAACTTTGATAAATCGTTACAAAAAATTTTTGTCAGCCCACTTTTGCTGTTAATGGATCCAGGCAATCTAAATATTCTATGAATGTCCATGGTTACATTTGGATCAATTTTTACTCCAATGTTTTCAGAAACATCATCCAAAGTTTTTTGAAATGATGAGTAACCATTTGCAATCAATTCTGTAATTATTTTTGAGCGTTTAGATTTTGTACCATAAACATGCTTTGCAAATCTTCCTTTCCATCCTTTGTCGCTAAAATCTGGAAAAGCCAAACGATCTTGTTTAAATTTTCTCATTCCAAATGTTTCAGGTATAGCTCCACGTAGGGAAATATAATCTGCCAATTCTGATCTTTCTCTAGAACCAATTTTTTGAAATTGTGAATTGTACACATAAACATGAAATCCTTCATTGCCTGAGAAATACACTTGAATATTATCTTGAGTCACAGCAAGATCATCAATTAAAACTTCAGATAGTTTAGAAACTTCAATTTTTGATGCATCAATACAGTTTTTGCAGGGTAAAGATTTTTTTTCAAGTTTAATAGAATTACATTTAGAACATTTTATAGAGTTTTTTGAAACCTCGTAACATTCATTACAAATTGAAACTGTGTGATTTTCTCTACATGATAAATTAAGATCTTTTGCATCAATATCAAAAATTAGATCTGCCTCTTTCCAATCTTTTTCATTCATCGGTAAATTTGGAAATGAATAGTATGCATTTGAACAATAAACATCAGATGGAGTATTTTGCATAAGTAGTAGATGCAATTCCTTGTCATCTTTGATCTGTATATGACGAATCATTCCTGAATTAAATTTCTGATATCCAAATTCTCTTTCAGATGTTCGTTCAGGAACTCTAATAAGATCAAAATGATCAAAATAATATTTTTTAAATGAATCTTCTAAGAAGTTAATTTCAGCTGCTTGCATTATTTTCTCTTTTTTCCGAATTGTAAAGGATTAATGATGTTATCACATTCAGATGTTGCAAAACATAGGGATTGTGTATTTAGTTTCTCACATGAAGGGCAAGAATATTGAGTTCCACTTCCTGACGTTCCTGCTAAATGATTTAGTTGGTAGAGTGTAACTCGTTGATTATAATCAGGAGCATTTTTGAATAGAGGTGCAATCTCCTCAACAGTTTGACCTTTTGAGAGAAGAAAAGTTGCAAGCATAAAACGTCCTGAGTGAGGTAGATTTTCACCTTTTTCAAGTACTTCAATTGCGTGTTTAATGCAAGGAGGATATTCTCCAGTCGTAACAAAATTTGATTGGAATTTTTTTGAATATTTAACTAGTTTTTCCACTGAATCTTCAAAACCAGGAATCATTGAAGGTTTTTTTCCAGATAAAATTTTTGAGTTAATGTATGTTCCCAATTCTTTCCTAAAGAGTCTAACCATCTTATCAGCTTTAAGATAAACAAATCCATTTTCTACATGTCTATTAACTAACTTCCATTCTCTTTCATGAAAATGAATGGAATGTCTGATATAGTCTATGACGGGAATAATGAAAAAATCATCTTGCTTTTTTATTCTAATTGAAAAAAGTTCTTCAATAATTTTAATTGGTAATTCATTCTCGCTGGAAATATTTTTTAAATCTTTAGTAAGAAAACCTTCTGCACGCATAGATTCACTCAGAGCAAAACGCTTTGCCAAAGTTGGAATTCCTGCTAATTTTAGCAGAACAATTGATAATAAAAATGAAAAAACTTCTCTAGGGAGTGAACCTGTATTAGAAACCTGATTTTGAATAATTTCTGATTCATAATCTTTATTCATTTCACATGCTGCATGAATTCGAGTATAGGCTTTTTCTATAATAGGGATAAGATCTGGATCAGTTCCAAATTGTTCTAGTGTAAACCCTTGTTCTTTTAGATATTTGCCTGCATCAGCTAGGAATGGATATTTTGCTTTTTCATCTTCTCCAAGTTCAAGCATGAAAGTAATTTACATAATTTACATAAAAATCTGGTTTTTGATGGTGGTTTAAATTATGTTTACTGAATCTTGAGAAATATGCAGATCGGCTGTCATGTATCAATTTCAGGATCAATTGACAAGGCAGTAGATAACGCTATTGAGCGAGAATGTTCTGCATTTCAGATCTTTACAAGAAATCCTAGAGGGTGGCATGTAAAAGAACTCACAAAAGATGATATTTCTAATTTTAAATCAAAACTAAAGGCAAGTAAAATTGATAGATTTGCAACATGTGCACATATGCCATATTTACCAAATCTTGCATCTCCAAAAGAAGATGGATTTGAAAAATCTGTTAAAACATTAATTGATGAAGTTGAAAGATGTGCATTATTAGGAATTCCATATCTTGTTACACATCTTGGTAGTCATTTAGGAATTGGAGAAGAAGAAGGAATTAAGAGACTTGTAAAAGGATTAACAAAAGCAGGAGAGACTAAAAATGATGTGATGATTTTATTAGAAAATACTGCAGGACAAAAAAATTCTGTAGGTTCTGATTTTAAACAGCTAGGAGAAATTTTTAATCAATTAAAGCCTTCAAAAAAATTTGGTGTTTGTTTTGATACTTGTCATGCATTTGTATCAGGATATGATTTAAGAACTGCAAATAAAGTAAAAGAAACTTTTGATGAATTTGATAAATATGTAGGAATTAAAAATTTGAAGATTTTGCATCTTAATGATGCAAAAGGGGATATTGGGTGTAATCTTGATAGACATTATCATTTGGGCTTGGGTGGTATTGGTGAGCAAGGCATATCTTCTGTAGTTAAATTTGCAAACAAGAAAAAAATTCCTATAATTCTAGAGACACCGATTGATGATGAACGAGATGATTTTGAAAATATCAAAAAAGCAAAGGAGTTTGCGTAGAAATTTATTCTATGATTAGGAAATTATGGTATGGACTATGAAGCAGTAATGAAATTAGCACTTGAACGTGGATTTTACTTTCCAAGCTGTGAAGTGTATGCGGATGCACAGGCTGGATTTTGGGAGTATGGTCCTTCTGGAGTAAGTCTGAAAAATAAATTCCTTGAATTGTGGAGGCGTGAATTAATCCGAAGAGATGGAATGCTAGAAATTGATGGCTCACAAATAATGTCAAGATCAGTTTTTGAGGCATCAGGACACTTGGGAAATTTTGCTGATCCTATTATCAAATGTATGAAATGTAAATCAACATTTAGAGCAGATAGAACAATTGCAGATATTACAAAAATAGAGATTCCTGAGAGTGCAGATTTAGAAGAATTTGATAATGCTATTTTACAAAACAACATAAAGTGTCCAAAGTGTAAGGGAGATTTTGAGAAAACAAAGAATTTCAATATGATGTTTAAAGTTGGAATAGGTCCTGAAGAAGAAGAAGCGTATCTTAGACCTGAGACATGTCAATCAATATTTGTAGATTTTCCAAGACTATTCAAAACCATGAGAGGGAAATTACCCTTAGGAATTGCACAGGTTGGAAAAAGTTTCAGAAATGAGATAGCACCAAGACAGAGTTTATTGCGACTAAGGGAATTTTATCAGGCAGAAATTGAAGTCTTTTGCAATCCTGCAAAATTACATGATGTAGATAGATTTTCTGAAATTCAAGATACTACAATTAGAGTTCAAACAGATGCAGAACCAGTATCAATGACTTGTAA of the Nitrosopumilus sp. genome contains:
- a CDS encoding deoxyribonuclease IV; amino-acid sequence: MQIGCHVSISGSIDKAVDNAIERECSAFQIFTRNPRGWHVKELTKDDISNFKSKLKASKIDRFATCAHMPYLPNLASPKEDGFEKSVKTLIDEVERCALLGIPYLVTHLGSHLGIGEEEGIKRLVKGLTKAGETKNDVMILLENTAGQKNSVGSDFKQLGEIFNQLKPSKKFGVCFDTCHAFVSGYDLRTANKVKETFDEFDKYVGIKNLKILHLNDAKGDIGCNLDRHYHLGLGGIGEQGISSVVKFANKKKIPIILETPIDDERDDFENIKKAKEFA
- a CDS encoding UPF0182 family protein; this translates as MYSASTDKQAPPPDTGKFIRLGIVAIIGIVIFALVGNQAVILSMNFTEFGDQFSKPLYYTLISTLILSAIALVRVNIAGRSSIFWYAISTAIGFLGSGGQQSISNNIKNFSDYKLSTPQFVIWQITKILLFGAFFANIMFGFAAMSFIDGNYLGLENLPKLFALPFVTPDTNPNYAYENVVPMIPALVILIPPLLAAIGMRLVLYVGIHRIIGVITSFLHDSNNGKPRYLNYVSTIEGIIGIGVIWAGFNLFFTDQIDYNTRYIIGGTLVIGFALIAFSVVDRIRARVLTHMFKRDVYIRILSIIAIAIIVAGVVSVNNSIADAKKIEYLGPYTAQQIGVNRYLGELNNIQENTHNVKLTSVSPNNIKNYVNQNSDVLDVIRVWDWEAAFAKLKPEIGLIPYVDFEDNDILRFNNTLYWTASMKPILPTSVSLENRWYNEHLVYTHVPNGFLTLEATDGQIVDSGEFFKQREIYYGEGGLFEQTWSGYPNSRGSTSAELGGASYSGLGGLDVSPPLSWIFEPNFLLSFPAESVHIMRYKDVHDRMETLYPYFLYDLFGKELDSLPVTDGQNSYWLIPLIIGFDTRDVPWSVGNPYLRLVGYALVDTYNGDIQLLKTGDDFFSDMFASQYSDQFKPMPAWLEEQIRYPVELFNWKTEMYNIYHVTNVETFIQANQFYEIPRGLDTYYVEAKPPGFEQTEFVGLLSLELRGSQGRNLAGYMVVENDLSNLGDLQFFEVPLNSTTKLIGPTAVREALDRDPEFAQLKTLLRNPRIGDNILYRVGDHDIYFIPVYTAGAGGVVAQLGTIAAVGAAFNGEYFVGLGDTQEKAFEAYLKKVSGVAPTATTADDNYVELVKSDRIDIVKSIFAENEITISEPTSIQIPLSFNEGEIIFFTESDREDIEGFLSKFIDDFVKPRSDRVFMWQEDNNLNIGTIFVKNAIPEMHYISIEVGN
- the glyS gene encoding glycine--tRNA ligase — protein: MDYEAVMKLALERGFYFPSCEVYADAQAGFWEYGPSGVSLKNKFLELWRRELIRRDGMLEIDGSQIMSRSVFEASGHLGNFADPIIKCMKCKSTFRADRTIADITKIEIPESADLEEFDNAILQNNIKCPKCKGDFEKTKNFNMMFKVGIGPEEEEAYLRPETCQSIFVDFPRLFKTMRGKLPLGIAQVGKSFRNEIAPRQSLLRLREFYQAEIEVFCNPAKLHDVDRFSEIQDTTIRVQTDAEPVSMTCKEAVESGIIPNKFVAYYLGILTEFYEKTGIDILKSRFRKLGEKEKAFYAEVAFDFEVETTIGWLELVACNYRSDYDLSSHAKKSNEKFEVMDNDEKVLPHVFEISMGIDRSLYTILEHSLRDDKEHERVVLSLKPYLSPVHVGILSLVKKDGLKEKTDEIFLQIKRKCDAFLDHSGAIGRRYRRLDEIGSPFAITVDHQTLEDQTVTIRMRDSMEQKRINISDLDSVILESIAYP
- a CDS encoding type 1 glutamine amidotransferase — encoded protein: MLLVLDNGSLYTKNLISFLEEKNFKFEKHTPDLFDLNSIDSFNSIILSGRRINEKKTNKVNSKIINYSVKNNIKLLGICYGAEIMALTLGGTIRKIPTLQKGNETIQIIKDNPISNNSIKVYESHSFEISKLPKELIVLGQSHNCKYEIIQYSGKPIFGTQFHPEMSQDGCDLIEKFCLL
- a CDS encoding DNA primase small subunit domain-containing protein → MQAAEINFLEDSFKKYYFDHFDLIRVPERTSEREFGYQKFNSGMIRHIQIKDDKELHLLLMQNTPSDVYCSNAYYSFPNLPMNEKDWKEADLIFDIDAKDLNLSCRENHTVSICNECYEVSKNSIKCSKCNSIKLEKKSLPCKNCIDASKIEVSKLSEVLIDDLAVTQDNIQVYFSGNEGFHVYVYNSQFQKIGSRERSELADYISLRGAIPETFGMRKFKQDRLAFPDFSDKGWKGRFAKHVYGTKSKRSKIITELIANGYSSFQKTLDDVSENIGVKIDPNVTMDIHRIFRLPGSINSKSGLTKIFCNDLSKFDPYVEASFLSDDSIEIVANCPIEFKLKNKKFGPYNNETVSVPTFAAVYMICKKLATIA
- a CDS encoding DNA primase; this translates as MLELGEDEKAKYPFLADAGKYLKEQGFTLEQFGTDPDLIPIIEKAYTRIHAACEMNKDYESEIIQNQVSNTGSLPREVFSFLLSIVLLKLAGIPTLAKRFALSESMRAEGFLTKDLKNISSENELPIKIIEELFSIRIKKQDDFFIIPVIDYIRHSIHFHEREWKLVNRHVENGFVYLKADKMVRLFRKELGTYINSKILSGKKPSMIPGFEDSVEKLVKYSKKFQSNFVTTGEYPPCIKHAIEVLEKGENLPHSGRFMLATFLLSKGQTVEEIAPLFKNAPDYNQRVTLYQLNHLAGTSGSGTQYSCPSCEKLNTQSLCFATSECDNIINPLQFGKKRK